The following coding sequences are from one Mycobacterium bourgelatii window:
- a CDS encoding VIT1/CCC1 transporter family protein, translated as MPQEDLDDADGHADPAHASDVGHTHSDVSGGWLRAAVFGAMDGLVSNTALIAGVAAAESAHATVVSGIAGLLAGAFSMALGEYTSVTTANEQIESEVHVERRAFRTRQEAERKELIAMLMRMGMTEATARAATEEIHRDENKAVGFHLVQEIGVDPAQKPSARLAATSSFAMFAIGALIPLLPYLLGYGSLVPGLLCGGVGLMVAGGLTAPFTRRPIWWAALRQLAFGTIAVAATYLVGLLVATLI; from the coding sequence ATGCCCCAGGAAGACTTGGACGACGCGGACGGTCACGCCGACCCGGCCCATGCGTCTGATGTCGGACACACTCACTCCGACGTCAGCGGGGGGTGGCTGCGGGCGGCCGTGTTCGGGGCGATGGACGGCCTGGTCAGCAACACCGCGCTGATCGCGGGCGTGGCCGCCGCGGAAAGCGCCCACGCCACCGTGGTCAGCGGCATCGCCGGCCTGCTAGCCGGGGCGTTTTCGATGGCCTTGGGTGAGTACACGTCGGTGACCACGGCCAATGAACAGATCGAGTCGGAAGTGCACGTCGAACGTCGCGCGTTCCGCACCCGTCAGGAGGCCGAACGCAAGGAACTGATCGCGATGCTGATGCGGATGGGCATGACCGAGGCGACCGCGCGTGCCGCTACCGAGGAAATCCACCGCGACGAAAACAAGGCGGTCGGTTTCCACCTGGTGCAAGAGATCGGCGTGGATCCCGCCCAGAAGCCGTCGGCCCGGTTGGCGGCGACGTCATCCTTCGCGATGTTCGCCATCGGAGCGCTAATCCCGCTGCTCCCATACCTTCTCGGGTATGGGTCATTGGTGCCCGGGTTGTTGTGCGGGGGGGTCGGGTTGATGGTTGCCGGTGGCCTCACCGCGCCATTCACCCGCAGGCCGATCTGGTGGGCTGCCTTACGGCAGCTGGCCTTCGGCACGATCGCCGTGGCCGCGACCTATTTGGTTGGCCTGCTCGTTGCGACCCTCATCTGA
- a CDS encoding acyl-CoA dehydrogenase family protein — MAQTTSTADHLRNALDGRWRDIKNQTREKLHHEAFRPHYTPTTAIARAKVAEQMQIMATAGVSDEGFRKEHGGTGDVGAAITMIEMLAMSDLSLMVKAGVQWGLFGGAVENLGTERHADYVRKTITLELLGCFAMTETGHGSDVQALETTATYDPETEEFIIDSPTPTARKDYIGGAAETATIAAVFAQLITHEDGKPVNHGVHCVLVPIRDADGNDLPGVTTSDCHYKGGLPGVDNGRIIFDHVRVPRENLLNKFGEVAPDGKYSSPIDNPNRRFFTMIGTLIRGRVTVGGSAGAAARVALDIATRYALQRKQFSGPDGEEVVIMDYLVHQRRLLPLIARSYALQFAQNELVSKTHDLQTSDVVDSEEQRELEARAAGLKAANTWHASRAIQEAREACGGAGYMAENRLIALRADTDVFTTFEGDNHVLTQLVAKELLTAYADDIKSMSPVEWVRFAANTVSDRVMKRTAAEAIMQRIVDARQDSEEEGSLFNRGTQVNMFEEREEYLVSSVARRLQAKSKELSAFDAFNAVQDHVLHAAQAHIDRVVLEAFVAGIESCEDPEARELLDLVCDLYALSVIEEDKAWYIEHTYLSTERAKAVTRGINDRCRRLRPHAQTLVDGFGIPEPLRYAEMLHPENLPD, encoded by the coding sequence ATGGCCCAAACGACAAGCACTGCCGACCATCTGCGCAACGCTTTGGACGGGCGTTGGCGCGACATCAAGAACCAGACCCGGGAAAAGCTGCACCACGAAGCGTTCCGCCCGCACTACACCCCCACCACCGCCATCGCCCGCGCGAAGGTCGCCGAGCAGATGCAGATCATGGCCACGGCCGGCGTGTCGGACGAGGGTTTCCGCAAAGAGCACGGCGGCACCGGTGACGTCGGCGCGGCGATCACCATGATCGAGATGCTGGCCATGTCGGACCTGTCGCTGATGGTCAAGGCGGGCGTGCAATGGGGCCTGTTCGGCGGTGCGGTGGAGAACCTCGGCACCGAGCGGCACGCGGACTACGTGAGGAAGACCATCACTCTCGAACTGCTCGGTTGTTTCGCGATGACCGAGACCGGCCACGGCAGCGACGTCCAGGCGTTGGAGACGACGGCGACCTACGATCCCGAGACCGAAGAGTTCATCATCGACTCCCCCACCCCAACCGCCCGCAAGGACTACATCGGCGGCGCCGCGGAGACGGCAACCATCGCAGCGGTTTTCGCGCAGCTGATCACCCACGAAGACGGCAAGCCGGTCAACCACGGTGTGCATTGCGTGTTGGTGCCGATCCGCGACGCCGACGGCAATGACCTGCCGGGTGTGACGACATCGGACTGCCACTACAAGGGCGGTCTGCCCGGTGTCGACAACGGGCGCATCATCTTCGACCACGTTCGGGTTCCGCGCGAGAACCTGCTGAACAAGTTCGGCGAGGTTGCACCGGACGGCAAATACAGCTCACCCATCGACAACCCGAATCGCCGGTTCTTCACCATGATCGGCACCTTGATCCGCGGCCGGGTCACGGTCGGCGGTAGCGCAGGCGCCGCCGCCCGCGTGGCGTTGGACATCGCCACCCGATATGCGTTGCAGCGCAAGCAGTTCAGCGGGCCCGACGGCGAAGAAGTGGTGATCATGGACTACCTGGTGCATCAGCGCCGGCTGCTCCCATTGATCGCGCGCTCCTATGCGTTGCAGTTCGCGCAGAACGAGCTGGTGTCCAAGACCCACGACCTGCAGACGTCGGACGTCGTCGACAGTGAAGAGCAACGCGAACTGGAAGCTCGTGCCGCCGGGCTCAAGGCGGCCAACACCTGGCATGCCAGCCGGGCCATTCAAGAGGCTCGGGAGGCCTGTGGCGGTGCGGGCTACATGGCCGAGAACCGGCTGATCGCCCTGCGGGCCGACACCGATGTCTTCACCACCTTCGAGGGCGACAACCACGTGCTGACCCAGCTGGTGGCCAAAGAACTGCTCACCGCCTACGCGGATGACATCAAGAGCATGAGCCCCGTCGAATGGGTCCGGTTCGCCGCCAACACCGTTAGCGATCGAGTCATGAAACGCACTGCGGCCGAAGCGATCATGCAACGCATCGTGGACGCCCGACAGGACAGCGAAGAAGAGGGCAGCCTGTTCAACCGCGGCACCCAGGTCAATATGTTCGAGGAGCGCGAAGAGTACCTGGTGTCGTCGGTGGCCCGCCGACTACAGGCAAAGTCCAAGGAGTTGTCGGCGTTCGACGCCTTCAATGCCGTCCAGGACCACGTGCTGCACGCGGCGCAGGCCCACATCGACCGCGTCGTGTTGGAAGCCTTCGTCGCCGGAATCGAGTCGTGCGAGGACCCCGAGGCCCGCGAGCTGCTCGACTTGGTGTGCGACCTCTACGCGTTGTCGGTGATCGAGGAGGACAAGGCGTGGTACATCGAGCACACCTATCTGTCGACCGAACGCGCCAAGGCGGTCACCCGCGGCATCAACGACCGCTGCCGGCGATTGCGCCCGCACGCTCAGACGCTGGTGGACGGCTTCGGCATCCCAGAACCGTTGCGGTACGCCGAAATGCTGCACCCGGAGAATCTGCCCGACTAG
- a CDS encoding ATP-binding cassette domain-containing protein — protein MAALCAVTAIISVVVPFAAGLALLGTVPTGLLAYRYRLRVLIAATVAAGMIAFLIAGPGGFMGVVHSAYIGGLTGLVKRKGRGTPTVIVSSLIAGLIFGGAMVGLLAVMTRLRSLIFKVMTANVEGLSSFLGRIGLPRVGADLERYVAQGLHYWPWVLLVYFTVGIMIVSLIGWWALSRLLERMRGVPDVHKLDAPVHDDGPIGPVPVRLTNVRFRYPGASQDALPEISLEVNPGEHLAITGANGSGKTTLMLLLAGREPTSGTVERPGSVGLGKLGGTAVVLQHPESQVLGTRVADDVVWGLPPGTKIDVDKLLAEVGLEGLAQRDTGGLSGGELQRLALAAALAREPAMLIADEVTTMVDQEGREGLLRVLSGLTKRHRTALVHITHYNNEADSADRTIKLSDSPDNTGLETSDVPMPAVGADGDHKPALELIGVGHEYGSGTPWAKTALRDINFVVEQGDGVLIHGGNGSGKSTLAWIMAGLTVPTTGACLLDGRPTHEQVGAVALSFQAARLQLMRSRVDLEVASAAGFSHRDEERVAQALSVVGLDPALGKRSIDRLSGGQMRRVVLAGLLACSPRALILDEPLAGLDTASQRSLLRLLENLRREQGLTVVVISHDFAGMEGLCPRTLHLRNGTVESASTASLPGAGAAS, from the coding sequence ATGGCCGCGTTGTGCGCGGTGACCGCCATCATTTCCGTCGTCGTCCCGTTCGCCGCGGGCCTTGCGCTGCTGGGTACCGTGCCCACCGGACTGCTGGCGTATCGCTACCGGTTGCGGGTGCTGATCGCCGCGACAGTCGCCGCGGGCATGATCGCCTTCCTGATCGCCGGCCCGGGTGGCTTCATGGGGGTCGTTCACAGCGCCTACATCGGCGGGCTGACCGGCCTCGTCAAGCGCAAAGGTCGCGGCACGCCGACGGTGATCGTGTCGTCCCTGATCGCCGGACTGATCTTCGGCGGCGCGATGGTCGGCCTGTTGGCAGTCATGACCCGGCTGCGCTCGCTGATCTTCAAGGTGATGACCGCCAACGTCGAAGGGCTTTCGTCGTTCCTGGGTCGGATTGGCTTGCCGCGCGTCGGCGCCGACCTCGAGCGGTACGTTGCGCAGGGCTTGCACTACTGGCCTTGGGTGCTGCTCGTCTATTTCACCGTCGGCATCATGATCGTGTCGCTGATCGGGTGGTGGGCACTGTCGCGCCTGTTGGAGCGGATGCGCGGGGTGCCCGACGTGCACAAGCTTGACGCCCCCGTGCATGACGACGGCCCGATCGGGCCGGTTCCGGTGCGTTTGACCAACGTGCGCTTCCGGTATCCCGGAGCCAGCCAGGACGCATTGCCCGAGATCAGTCTTGAGGTCAATCCCGGCGAACACCTGGCGATCACCGGCGCCAACGGCTCCGGAAAGACGACGTTGATGTTGCTGCTCGCCGGCCGCGAGCCGACGTCGGGCACGGTCGAGCGCCCCGGGTCGGTGGGCCTGGGCAAGCTGGGGGGCACGGCGGTTGTCCTGCAGCACCCGGAAAGCCAGGTCCTGGGCACCCGGGTCGCCGACGACGTTGTCTGGGGACTGCCACCCGGCACCAAGATCGACGTCGACAAGTTGCTCGCCGAGGTGGGCCTCGAAGGGCTGGCCCAACGGGACACCGGAGGCCTGTCCGGCGGGGAACTGCAGCGCCTTGCCCTAGCGGCGGCGCTGGCCCGGGAGCCGGCCATGCTGATCGCGGACGAGGTCACGACGATGGTCGACCAGGAAGGTCGCGAGGGGCTGCTGCGCGTGCTGTCCGGACTGACCAAACGACACCGGACCGCCCTGGTGCACATCACGCACTACAACAACGAGGCCGATTCGGCCGACCGCACGATCAAGCTCAGTGATTCGCCGGACAACACCGGACTCGAGACCTCGGATGTGCCGATGCCCGCCGTCGGCGCTGACGGCGACCACAAGCCGGCCCTGGAACTCATCGGGGTCGGGCACGAATACGGCAGCGGCACACCGTGGGCGAAGACCGCGCTGCGCGACATCAATTTCGTGGTGGAGCAGGGCGACGGGGTGCTGATCCATGGCGGCAACGGCTCGGGTAAGTCGACGCTGGCGTGGATCATGGCCGGGCTGACAGTTCCGACGACGGGCGCCTGCCTGCTCGACGGCCGGCCGACACACGAGCAGGTCGGCGCAGTGGCGTTGTCGTTCCAGGCGGCGCGGCTGCAACTGATGCGCAGCCGCGTGGACCTCGAAGTCGCGTCGGCGGCGGGCTTTTCGCATCGCGATGAGGAGCGGGTCGCCCAGGCACTGAGCGTGGTGGGGCTGGATCCGGCACTCGGCAAGCGCAGCATCGACCGACTCAGCGGTGGTCAGATGCGCCGGGTGGTGCTGGCGGGTCTCCTCGCGTGTTCGCCCCGGGCGTTGATCCTCGACGAGCCGTTGGCGGGACTGGATACGGCCAGTCAACGCAGTCTGCTGCGGTTGCTGGAGAACCTGCGCCGCGAGCAGGGCTTGACGGTCGTGGTCATTTCGCACGACTTCGCCGGGATGGAAGGGCTGTGTCCGCGCACGCTGCATCTGCGCAACGGCACGGTGGAATCGGCGTCGACGGCGTCGCTGCCGGGGGCGGGAGCAGCATCATGA
- a CDS encoding LppP/LprE family lipoprotein → MRGQLSAVAVVPGLVACLLVGGCGDKPRPPAASRSDTCQVSDGPSADTVRRAIASVPVEVPGSSWVEIARGHTKNCRLHWVQIIPTIASESTPQQVLFFDRNTPLGPATPKPKPYISVLPPADDTVQVRYQWRVGSDEECCPSGSGTVKFQIGPDGKLTALGPIPHQ, encoded by the coding sequence GTGCGTGGTCAACTCAGCGCGGTGGCGGTGGTTCCTGGTCTGGTTGCCTGCCTGCTGGTCGGTGGCTGCGGCGACAAACCGCGACCACCGGCGGCGTCGCGGTCGGACACCTGCCAGGTTTCCGACGGGCCGTCGGCCGACACTGTGCGCCGGGCGATAGCGTCGGTTCCGGTCGAGGTGCCGGGGTCCTCCTGGGTCGAGATCGCCCGGGGCCACACCAAGAATTGCCGTCTGCACTGGGTGCAGATCATCCCGACGATTGCCTCGGAGTCGACACCCCAGCAGGTGTTGTTCTTTGACCGCAACACACCACTGGGTCCGGCCACGCCCAAACCGAAGCCGTATATCTCCGTGCTGCCGCCCGCCGATGACACCGTGCAGGTTCGGTATCAATGGCGGGTCGGCTCCGACGAGGAATGTTGTCCCAGCGGCAGCGGCACCGTGAAGTTCCAAATCGGACCGGACGGCAAGCTAACGGCCCTGGGCCCTATACCTCATCAATAG
- a CDS encoding CbiQ family ECF transporter T component: protein MTSSVVKSSAANRRGVKRPGRPVVLLVPVPGESVIHNMWAGTKLLVVFGISLLLTFYPGWVSIGLMSALVLVAARLAHIPRGALPSVPRWLWIVIAIGFITAALAGGTPEITINGVEIGLGGALNFLRITALSILLLALGAMVSWTTNIAEIGPAVATLGRPLRLLRIPVDEWAATLALALRAFPMLIDEFQVLYAARRLRPKQVVKGRKARRRQRWLEMIDLLAAAMTVTLRRGDEMGDAITARGGIGQLSAKPVRPKLADWVTIGITVAASAAAVAIDTIFIATY from the coding sequence ATGACTTCGTCCGTCGTGAAATCCTCGGCCGCCAACCGCCGTGGCGTGAAGCGGCCCGGCCGTCCGGTCGTGTTGCTGGTTCCAGTGCCCGGCGAATCGGTCATCCACAACATGTGGGCCGGAACCAAACTGCTCGTGGTGTTTGGTATTTCGCTGCTGCTTACGTTCTATCCGGGTTGGGTGTCGATCGGCCTGATGTCGGCTCTGGTGCTGGTGGCCGCCCGGCTTGCGCACATACCGCGCGGCGCCCTGCCGTCGGTGCCGCGCTGGCTGTGGATCGTCATCGCGATCGGCTTCATCACCGCCGCGCTGGCCGGCGGGACTCCGGAGATCACGATCAACGGCGTCGAGATCGGACTCGGCGGGGCGCTGAACTTCCTGCGGATCACCGCGCTGTCCATCCTGCTGCTCGCCCTAGGGGCGATGGTGTCCTGGACCACGAACATCGCCGAAATCGGGCCTGCGGTAGCCACCTTGGGGCGTCCACTACGACTGCTGCGAATACCGGTGGACGAATGGGCGGCCACGCTGGCGCTGGCGCTGCGTGCCTTCCCGATGCTGATCGACGAGTTCCAGGTGCTCTACGCCGCCCGGCGCCTGCGGCCGAAGCAAGTGGTCAAGGGCCGCAAGGCCCGGCGTCGGCAGCGCTGGCTGGAGATGATCGATCTGCTCGCCGCGGCGATGACCGTGACGCTGCGGCGCGGCGACGAGATGGGTGACGCGATCACTGCCCGCGGCGGCATCGGTCAACTGTCGGCCAAGCCGGTGCGTCCCAAGCTCGCAGACTGGGTGACCATCGGGATCACCGTCGCGGCCAGTGCGGCGGCGGTGGCGATCGACACGATCTTCATCGCGACCTACTAG
- a CDS encoding ATP-binding cassette domain-containing protein, whose translation MTSNTSLLTVWVGPLHYVFHPGRDVIVGVGEESDIRLDRPGLVDQNTPPELIPDLVLRYSAAHWVAIDRSGRGLYVGRARVSTLDIADGQSITLSDPERGPRLSFQLGAPPGPSAQPTDPPRPVPLPAPEHPPTPAEAHPATAAPPAAPAEADPEPPAPQPVAPAEPPAPEPTTQHPPAEWETTPLPVPPEPPPAGPPEPASTELIEVPARPASEEVPPPPTHTGAGAIIDTGTDTSTGEPYPTTSRLPLQPGARTIGISAYQLGLTVNGHALLSDITFTARPGALIAVAGPSRARNSALLGLLGTTRPLTSGVLTVDGHDVHAEPEAMRFRVGVVSGDERVHRNLTVERALEYGAELRLPADTPPDHRRRVVDQLIDELGLAPHRETRVGKLPPELRRCASLAVELLTRPSLLVVDELTAGLDPVQENHVMSVLRRQADLGCVVVVATPSLAHVNMCDQVLLLTPAGTLAFAGPPTQLESAFGTVDWYQIFGRISADPQGTHQTFLNRQQASVWLTPPSVARPMRTPASPGFGQQLWLMIRRQARLLVAGHYFLLFLLLLTCALAALPLLVPGSSGFNRSDSSGPNPHQAIEMLAALNIAAVIAGTTLTIRDIVGERLIFRREQAVGLASSAYLLAKLIVFGAVAAIQAAILTTVIIVVKGGPAYGATLLGSADVELYAAVAATTVVSAIVGLALSSLGRSLREVLPLFVPVVLASVLFAGGILPLVGKWGLDQISWLIPARWGFAASAATVDVRRVDALAVHNETWTHYAGWWVFDMGILAVLGALWAGYLLYRLRPVTPASAQGRTHPSGTPQHDRPSDEGRNEQANQIGRGHGDRAEGQLP comes from the coding sequence TTGACATCGAACACCTCGCTATTGACCGTGTGGGTCGGGCCGTTGCACTACGTCTTTCATCCAGGCCGCGACGTGATCGTCGGCGTCGGCGAAGAGTCCGACATCCGGCTGGACCGGCCCGGCCTGGTGGACCAGAACACCCCGCCGGAGCTGATCCCGGACTTGGTACTGCGGTACAGCGCTGCCCATTGGGTGGCCATCGACCGCAGCGGCCGCGGGCTCTACGTCGGTCGCGCGCGGGTGTCGACCTTGGATATCGCCGACGGGCAGTCGATTACGTTGAGCGATCCGGAGCGGGGACCCCGACTGAGCTTCCAGCTCGGCGCGCCCCCTGGTCCGTCGGCACAACCCACCGATCCCCCGCGACCGGTGCCGCTGCCTGCTCCGGAGCACCCACCGACGCCCGCTGAAGCGCATCCCGCCACTGCAGCGCCTCCGGCGGCGCCCGCGGAGGCGGATCCCGAACCCCCGGCCCCCCAGCCCGTCGCGCCCGCGGAACCGCCTGCGCCCGAACCGACCACCCAGCACCCTCCGGCCGAATGGGAGACCACACCGCTGCCCGTCCCGCCGGAACCGCCGCCGGCGGGGCCGCCCGAGCCGGCGTCCACCGAGTTGATCGAGGTGCCCGCCCGGCCCGCCAGCGAAGAAGTCCCGCCACCGCCCACTCACACCGGGGCGGGCGCAATCATCGACACCGGCACGGACACCAGCACCGGCGAGCCCTATCCGACAACCAGCCGGCTGCCGCTACAACCCGGCGCGCGGACGATCGGGATCTCGGCATACCAATTGGGCCTGACCGTCAATGGACATGCGCTGCTGTCGGACATCACGTTCACGGCGCGCCCGGGGGCGCTCATAGCGGTTGCCGGACCGTCGCGGGCTCGCAACTCCGCCCTCCTCGGGCTGCTGGGCACCACCCGACCACTCACTTCCGGGGTGTTGACGGTGGACGGGCACGACGTGCATGCCGAGCCGGAAGCGATGCGCTTCCGGGTGGGGGTCGTGTCCGGCGACGAAAGGGTGCACCGCAACCTCACGGTGGAACGTGCGCTGGAATACGGCGCCGAGCTGCGGTTGCCCGCCGACACGCCACCCGACCATCGGCGCAGGGTGGTGGATCAGCTCATCGATGAACTCGGATTGGCCCCCCACCGCGAGACCCGGGTGGGCAAACTGCCGCCCGAGCTGCGCCGCTGCGCATCGCTGGCGGTCGAACTTCTCACCAGGCCGTCCCTGCTGGTCGTCGACGAGCTGACCGCGGGCCTGGATCCCGTGCAGGAAAACCACGTCATGTCGGTACTGCGCAGACAGGCCGACCTCGGTTGCGTGGTCGTCGTGGCAACTCCCTCGCTGGCGCATGTCAACATGTGCGACCAAGTGCTGCTGCTGACGCCCGCCGGCACTCTGGCCTTCGCCGGACCGCCCACGCAGCTCGAATCCGCGTTCGGCACGGTCGACTGGTATCAGATCTTCGGCCGGATCAGTGCCGACCCGCAGGGTACCCACCAGACGTTTCTCAACCGCCAACAGGCCTCGGTGTGGCTCACCCCGCCGTCGGTCGCCAGGCCGATGCGAACGCCGGCCAGCCCCGGATTTGGCCAGCAGCTCTGGTTGATGATCCGGCGCCAGGCTCGCCTGCTGGTCGCCGGCCACTACTTCTTGCTCTTCCTGCTGCTGCTGACGTGCGCGCTGGCCGCGTTGCCGCTGCTGGTGCCCGGCAGTTCCGGCTTCAACCGGTCCGATTCGTCCGGACCCAACCCGCATCAAGCCATCGAAATGCTGGCCGCGCTGAACATCGCCGCGGTGATTGCGGGCACCACGCTGACTATCCGCGACATCGTTGGCGAGCGCCTGATTTTCCGACGAGAGCAGGCCGTGGGACTGGCCTCGTCGGCGTATCTGCTCGCCAAGCTCATCGTGTTCGGCGCGGTCGCGGCCATCCAGGCCGCCATCCTGACCACCGTCATCATCGTCGTCAAGGGCGGCCCGGCCTACGGCGCGACCCTGCTCGGCAGTGCGGATGTGGAGCTCTACGCGGCCGTGGCCGCGACGACCGTCGTGTCGGCAATCGTGGGCCTGGCGTTGTCTTCGTTGGGCAGGTCCCTGCGCGAGGTCTTACCGCTGTTCGTGCCGGTCGTGCTGGCATCCGTCCTGTTCGCGGGAGGCATCCTGCCGCTGGTCGGCAAATGGGGCCTGGACCAGATTTCCTGGTTGATTCCGGCCCGATGGGGGTTCGCGGCGTCGGCCGCCACCGTTGACGTGCGCAGGGTCGACGCGCTGGCCGTCCACAACGAGACGTGGACTCATTACGCGGGCTGGTGGGTGTTTGACATGGGCATCCTCGCCGTTCTCGGCGCGCTGTGGGCCGGCTACCTCCTCTATCGACTACGACCGGTGACCCCTGCTAGCGCTCAAGGCCGGACCCACCCGAGCGGCACCCCCCAGCACGACCGTCCTTCAGATGAGGGTCGCAACGAGCAGGCCAACCAAATAGGTCGCGGCCACGGCGATCGTGCCGAAGGCCAGCTGCCGTAA
- a CDS encoding MarR family winged helix-turn-helix transcriptional regulator: protein MSSSAVGRDTEALHGLGADLLAVVARLNRLATQRIQMPLPAAQARLLATIEAQGEARIGDLAAVDHCSQPTMTTQVRRLEEAGLVSRTTDPGDARAVRIRITPEGIRTLNAVRADRAAAIEPQLARLEPSERQVLAEAVDVLRRLLDNAAAAPGRNTL, encoded by the coding sequence ATGAGTTCATCCGCCGTCGGTCGAGACACCGAAGCGCTGCACGGCCTGGGAGCCGACCTGCTGGCCGTCGTGGCGCGGCTCAACAGGCTGGCCACCCAGCGAATCCAAATGCCGCTGCCCGCGGCGCAGGCGCGACTGCTGGCGACGATTGAAGCTCAGGGCGAAGCGCGCATTGGCGATCTGGCCGCCGTCGACCACTGCTCGCAACCAACGATGACCACGCAGGTACGCCGGCTCGAAGAGGCCGGCCTGGTGTCACGCACCACCGACCCCGGAGATGCGCGGGCGGTCCGCATTCGCATCACGCCGGAAGGAATTCGCACCCTGAACGCGGTTCGCGCCGATCGGGCGGCCGCGATCGAGCCGCAGCTGGCTCGGCTGGAACCGAGCGAGCGCCAGGTGTTGGCCGAGGCGGTCGACGTGCTGCGCCGCTTGCTCGACAATGCCGCTGCGGCACCGGGCCGCAATACTCTGTAG